A single Elaeis guineensis isolate ETL-2024a chromosome 15, EG11, whole genome shotgun sequence DNA region contains:
- the LOC105034180 gene encoding uncharacterized protein — protein MNPMVWHKVAAVSGVAALGLGTYGAHGFRPQNPSYKEVWQTASLYHLVHTAALVGAPITKHPNIFGGLLTAGILAFSGTCYTVAYLENRKYSSLAPFGGFAFIAAWASLLF, from the exons ATGAATCCCATGGTGTGGCACAAGGTCGCTGCAGTTTCTG GGGTTGCTGCGCTTGGTCTTGGGACTTATGGGGCCCATGGCTTCAGGCCCCAAAACCCTTCTTACAAAGAG GTTTGGCAGACTGCATCTCTCTATCATTTGGTTCACACAGCAGCGTTAGTCGGAGCTCCCATCACCAAACACCCCAACATT TTTGGAGGCCTATTGACTGCTGGGATTTTGGCATTCTCTGGAAC GTGCTATACTGTGGCTTACCTTGAAAATAGAAAGTACTCTTCACTAGCACCATTTGGTGGCTTTGCATTTATTGCTGCTTGGGCCAGCTTGCTTTTCTGA